From the Hevea brasiliensis isolate MT/VB/25A 57/8 chromosome 13, ASM3005281v1, whole genome shotgun sequence genome, the window atttgaaatttttgaaagaCTAGTAAGGGTctatgtttattttttatttatttttttttataaaatgataTACTAAACTTTATTAAAATGTCTTAAGTCcgcaaataatataaaaattttaaaaattattttatttattgcatACTACTACATCAAtataattattaacataaaaacaaatgtctattaaaattgatatcattttgtcaaatattcAAGTgagtataaaaaaaattcataaaattcctTTTTGTAATAAACCATGAGTGTGACAAAAAGAGGGTTAAAAGAACCTTACCTTTGGCTGCAGGTATGGTGCCGTTTAGTTGACAAAAGGACAATAATAAAATCTTAAGAGAGGGCATCTTTTCGATGTCTTTTAAGAAGTTGTTGTGGAGAGTAGACCATCTCAAATCCAAATGCTCCAAATTTTTGAAACTCGGCAAgcctattaaaaaataatattgctgtttttattaaaaaaataataattcaattatgtgtttaataacacaattaaagaatgaaaattgatattttaatataatgATAAAGGTGAGATTATTTAAAAATGGAAATCACACATAAACCTTAatattatgaaaatattattaatcaaatatagtcattaaataaataaatacataaataaaagAGCTTAACAGATAAATCTTCACATGTATATTGTATAGCTCAAATGAAGTTTTTTGAAGGCTATaaatgagctttttttttttttttttaaatcttatcGAATTACCTTGACTAGGTAGGTCAGCATTGAGGTATTGCATAGATAAAAATTTAAGAGAAGGCAATGCTCTAAGGCTCTTAAAAGACTCTTCATCCAATGAGGAACCATCCAGGGACAACTCTTCCACGCTTGAAAAATTACCCATCTCtacttaatgaaaaaaaaaaaaaaaggtcagaGCTCCAATGAAACTAGGCAAATTAATCACAAGTATTGCGGCATATATGCAAGCAATGACTAATGAGAATAACTTGAAGGAGTTTTGGGCATATCTCAAAAACCTACCTTGAGCAAATATTCTTCCTTTGAAGCTGTTAAACATTAGAGAAAGGGTCTTGAGAAATGGGTATGCCCCTAATAATTCTAGCTGAATGCTGCTATTGTCATCAAGGAAAAGAGAGCTCAAATTCCTAATGATTTTGACATCTGCAAGTGAATGAACAAAATATAGTATTCAGACATGTGTTTTTATATCTTCGATCATGCTCAATGCCATTATAACAATTGGCAAGCCAATGTGATCTTTCGGCATCTTAGCAAAGGAGGGTTGTATTTTATTGTTCATATTAGCCTACGGGGCTTAAGGCTAgtctatatatacacacacacttaCTTGTAACAAATTGCTTCACTAGTGAATACAATTATGTTTTGTGATATAATAGAGAaaatatgtaatatttaatttatggAATTGGAATCTATattgaaaatacaataaaaaccaACAACCAGGACCACCCAACTATTAATGCATGAATCAAACTTTGTTTTAACTGGCATACCTCTTGAGTCCACAACTTTGGTAATTTCATTTCTTCGTAGGCTCAGTACCTTTAAGTTGCCCAAAGCATCCAATTCTAGAtataagaagaagaagtaaaacaAATCCTATATAATTAGCATGTTCATCTAATAATTGTGGAATGTTATTGAGTTTGTAAGAGAActagaaataatattttataaataaatatatagaaagaaaaagagaaagtgaAACTCACTTTGAATATCAAATGTTCCTCTCAATCCACATTCATCCAGATGTAATTCTTTTAAAGATGAAAGATCACCAATGGATGATAGGGTACTATTGCCGAAGTCATTAAGACTTAAATCAAGAAATTCCAAATTGCTAAGTTTTGATAGTCCTTCAATTGTGCACCAAAGCAGTTCTAGTTAGTGACTTTAcatgtaattttctttttttttttttaaaataaaaaagaaaattacatatatatatatatatatatattatacttttaaattttttttatatatattatttatttatttatttatttataatattaaatttttattattgtaaaataaatattttcttaaataattattcaattttagtCAAAGAATGTTATAGTATAGctttgtttataaaaaaaaaaaagaaggtcgTTATTTTTAACGGTTGAAAAAGAGTAATTTTATTATGATGGAAAACTTAAAAGTTATCTCTTAAAaggtttaattaaattttgagaaaatgaaaaattttcaaCTCTTAATTTGGAAAATTGGCGCAAATGAACATAAtactttatttttcaattttcttaaaaaGTTCTTTTTGCAAATTACACTAATTTTTCACAAGTGAATAACTCAAGAATCTGCAAATTTTCAAGTCTCTATAGTCCTCCAcaagcaaaataaaaaaaaatggttaAAATTTGTGCTTGAATaagattgaaaaataaataaaaggagaccttgaaaaattataatataaaaatatcacAATTTGAGCTAACCTTCAAAATCAGTTATATTTTCCAATCTGTTGTTGATCAATGTTAAAGATTTTAAAGATGAAAATACACTTAGAAGTGGTATGATGCTCTTGTTGAAGTTGTTGTATGACAAATCAAGAAGCTCCAAATTTTCAAGTCCTGATAGTCCTTCACAAGTCATAAAAGAGTATCAGTCAAAGTTttacttgaaaattgaaaataaataaataagtaaaaagaaaatcCTGATCAATTATAATAAAAAGATATCACAATTAGAGCTAACCTTGAATACCACTTTCCAATCTATTGCTGGCTAAATTTAATGATTTTAAAGATGGAAAGATGCGTAAAAATGATATGATGCTATCACTGAAGTTGTTGGATGACAAATCAAGAAACTCCAAATTTTCAAGTCCTGATAGTCCTTCACAAGTCATAAAAGAGTATGAATCAAAGTTttacttgaaaattgaaaataaataaataagtaaaaggaAAATTCTGatcaattataataaaaatatatcacAATTAGAGCTAACCTTGAATACCACTTTTCAATCTATTGCCGGCTAAATTTAATGATTTTAAAGATGGAAAGATGCGTAAAAATGGTATGATGCTATCACTGAAATTGTTGAATGACAAATCAAGAAGCTCCAAATTTTGAAGACTTGATAGTCCTTCAAAAGTCACAAAAGAGTGTTAGTCAAGTTTgtgcttgaaaattgaaaaataagTACATAAATAAATGGAAAATCCTCAAAAATTAGAATAAGGAAACATTTTAAGTTGAGCTAACCTTGAATATCCGTTACACTTTTCAATCTAGTGTCGCCCAAATTCAATGATTTTAAAGATGAAAGATGGCCAATAGATGATACAATGCTCTTGTTGTTGAACAAGTTACCTTCTAAATCAAGAAACTCCAACTTGCTGAGCCTTTCTAATCTTTCAAAATCTGCATCATAAGAGGTAGGTATCTAGttagatttatttattatttattattttcgagttgttaaaaaaaaaaagttaattatgTTTCAATCATAAAACTATGAAAATATCTAAATAATAGTTTCAAACTACTTTTTGTTGTTAGCAGCTTTTAtcaaatattagaaaaaaaaaacttaaaatattaTGAAACAAAAGGTGTATTAGTTATTGCATAATTATACGATAATGCAAGACAAATTAATATTCTACCTTCATTCTCAACACAATCAATAATATGATTGTTTCGTAAGCTAAGACTCGTCAATTCTTGAAAAGGAAGAAACAAAGAGGCATTGAAGCACCATTCAACGGCCAAATAATCGCCCTGAATACTGAGTTTGGAAACTCGTCCAGTGGTGGAGCTGCAGTGAATATTTTTCCATTTACAACAGTCATCAGTATGTAATCCCCAAGAGAAGAGTGATTTGTGTTCAGGATGATTGAAAGAAGCCTTGAGTTGCAAAAGAGCATTTCTCTCATAATCCAAACAACCATCACAGCTCCACCATCCCTCTAATAATGAAGCTATTACTAAAGCAACCAACAGCTGCTTAATTAGCCTCATTTCAGTACTTGTATGCGAAATATAAACAATTATTTCTCTTCAATTACGCAATGAAGCAACAGCCTAGCATCTTTGGGCTTTTATAGACCCATGTTGTGTAATAATTTCAGTTGAGCTTCCTTGCTTCATCAActagtttttcttttcttttttcaccCAGTCAAGTCTCCTCCCTTCTTCTCCTTTATATGGGCTTTTGAGTAAAATAGCATAAGAAGATTGGCAAGTCTCTGGAATTTATTTGCTTTTATCCACAACGCTTTTTCTGGTCTTTTTTATACGGcaaaaataaaaagacaaatgtggaaaaaaaaattatcaccAACGTCACGCAATTATAatgaatcaaatttaatttaatataatatattttttcaaaatctacaattattttaattgaaaccGTGTTTGAGGTTTGATATTATAATAGAAAGGTTAAAAAtgtatttttagaaaatattattttaatgctGTTAAAAAAATGGTTTAATTATTTTAGaattgtataattaaaatatattgaatttaattaatttcaaaccaatatatatatatatatatatatatatatatatatatatatatatatatatatatatatatatatatataatgaattgttgttccaaataatattttaaaagccatattaaataaatttttatgcattTGATACTTGTTGAACATATTTTCACTcgccaaaattttttaaaattatttaattttgacaaatgtcttatttatttttatttttattattttttataatattaactatttctcttgaattaactAATGAATGCAACATCCTAACACTTTAAGCTTTTTATAGACTCAGGTTGTGTAATAATTTGAGTTGAGCTTCCTAGCTTGATCAACTACTTGGCAAATGTTGCACCACTCATCATGTCTTGAACTGCTTGCTTTAATAGAGTCAAGTCTTGTGTGGCCTGCTCAGAAacaatttttcttgcattttttaTACGGCAAAATAAAGGAATTTGTTTGCTTTGTCTGAGTCAAGTCTCTAGTGGAAGTGTGAATCTAATGGCTACACTTTTTCTTGCCTTCTTTATAAGGCAGAATAAATGACTTCTTGTTCATTGAAAATAATGCCATTTTGATTATGAATCTAAGATAATAGGATTGAACTATTGGGCTAATAGCTCGATGGTTGTGCACTTGCTTGTGAGTTTGAAATCAATTGGTTCAATTCAGAATTAAACAAAAATAaccaattaattaaaatgaaaaaaatataaaaattgaaacATGCCGAGGTAATAAAAGGAATTGAACCGAATCAATTCTATTATTTCAacttaattttttgattttgaCCTTCTCTTTTCACTTCCCTACATTTGCCTCACTTTCTTGGATAACTTTCCTATCAATATTttctttctatatatatatatatatatatatatatatatattccttttaATTGTTGTATTCTTTTATCATTCTCCAATTATTTTTCTTTCCTGTCATCCAAATGTAATGGTTATTTTCTTCTATTCCAAATATGATTATTTTGTGATtactttattaatatataatttttgaatagtttgttatattaaaatatattttaattaataaaaataaatttttagtatAAAGTTTCAACTAAAaatgaatataaaatatattttatataaaaaaaaactaaatatacaatttaaattaaaagactattttgttaattaaataaaattttaaagactattttattaattaaataaaactttatagactatattataatttatcgtTAACTTTTTAAAATCCAATTTAATACTTTAATTACAACTGTGATAGCTAATTATGATTCAGCTATGATacatacaaaataaaattttgtctaTAATTATGAATACTCTAAaacttttaagttttttttttaattttagattttttttataagaTATATCTTTCATATATATAATCCTATTTCCTTTCGTTGAGCTGCCTACCTTCATCaaccactttttttttttctttttattagctAAAAATATTATCATAATGATAAAAAGAAACCAAAGGTGCAACGACCACCAGCTTTTCATCAACTGTTGTACCACCCGTCATATGTTAAAACTAGCATAATATCTACACTATTtatgaataatttataatttttattttttaatttaatttttaattatattttaaataagataaattgttattattattaatattgatTATGATAATCACATTATATAATCAACAGTAAAAATGTAATTATTATACATATAACAATTACACTAGATAATTATTTTGAAAACTGGGCCATATTATTctattgaaataattttatttcacCAAGTCAAGTCTCCTCTCTCTTTCCCACTCTCTTCCCTTCTTCTCCTTTATATGATCTTTTGAGTAAAATAGCATAAGAAGATTGTCAAGTCTTTGGAATTTATTTGCTCTAATCCACAACACTTTTTGTAGCCATTTTAATACGGcaaaataaaaagacaaatgtTCCACCTCTCATCACACGTTTAAAATGGAGAAAATTATTGAGTGCAACCATTGTATGCACAATGGTATAGTTCTAACCATTGATCATGATGGGTCACTTTATAATCAACGGATAAAATGCATTTATTGACTATTATAGGGGCTTTTGAGTAAAATAGCATAGGAAGATTGGCAAGTCTTTGGAATTGGTTTGCTTTATAACAGAGTCAAGTCTCCCGTGGAAGGGTGAAGCTGATATGGACTGCCCAGCATcagtttttcttgcatttttaacacggcaaaataaaaaaatttgtttACTTTAACTAAGTCAAGTCTTGTGTGGAAGTGTGAATCTGATATGGATTACCAACAACACTTTTTCTTACCCTTCTTATAAGGCAGAATAAAAGACTTTGTTGTTTGTGGAAAATGATGCCATTTTGATTATGAATCTAAGATAACAGGATTCAATCACTGGACAAATAGCTCCATAGTTGAGCACTTGCCTCTTAATATAAGAGGTTTTGAGTTTATGTAATCTCTAACAactctatttattttaaatattttcaatgCATAAAAATAATCATGAGGAGCAAAATCATATAACATATATTACGAATTTACTATTGAAATAAGCATGATATTGCAAGATATCCTATACatcaattaaatatgaatttttatttaatattgtgTCATCACAATTCTAGAGATTGAGTttattatgaattatatatatatatatatatatatagaaattcagcagaaagattaaaaaataataaaaaaaaagatgaagaagGAAGAAGATTAGAAGAACCAGAGAGCCTTGAGCAAGAAGAGAGTTATTATTCAATCATAGATAGCATATTACAGAAGGTTCAATCCCTTGCATAAAGATTACAATCAGCTCTTCTCTCTAACTGTTTAACAGCTCAACAACTGCTCTAACAGCTTAACAACTACACTAAtcaatatatttatccccaaaaaaaaaaagaaaaaaatccacCACCAATCAACATTAGACTGAAACAAGCTCTCAATGGAATCTCTGCTAGTTGAACTGAACTCTGCAATCAGCTCCAGCTCATTATTCTGCAACCATCCTAGCTTACTCAAACTAGGACATAAACTCAGCTCACTCATCATGGTTGAATGCTTTTAAAGTACATAGCAGACCCAGACTTCAATAGCATCTAAACCAAAAAGGAATATTGTCTACCAGAAAATAGTAGAGGTTGGTGAGGCTCAACTCTATCATATAGAACCATGCTCTTCGCCAATATGGATTTATGTACAAAATGGCAGCCATGGTCAACAACACTAAGGCATAAGAAATCAGAAAACTCACATAGAAAGCATCCATGTCCATAAAGCCACCATCTCTTTTATGATCTTTTTTATCTTCCTCTGAAACTCTTGGCATTATTGATGAAGAAAAGCAACTTTTAGACAATGGAGGTCCGCAAAGGAAAGGGTTTCCCTCATAGCTACTATTGTCGAATGTAGCAAATTGTGCAACCATCTCAGGTGTCTTGCCAGATAAATTGTTGTGTGCTACACTGAAGACAGCTAGCCAATGTAGTTGAGTGAGTTGAGGGATTTTGCCATTCAATTTGTTGTAGGACAGATCCAAGCTCTCAATTTGCTTCAAGTTTGAAAATGATTGCGGAATCAATCCTGTCAAACTGTTATGGGACAGGTTTAACACCTGGATCATGCTAAGATTTCCTATTTCAGTAGGAATTTTACCTGTCAAATTGTTGCAGGACAGATCGAGCCCTGATATGTACTTGAGAATGCTTCCTTGGAAGTAATACGATATACTCTTTGTTGTAAACTCCAAAGGCTGTTTCATATAAGCTGGAGATGAAGCCATATACGGATTTGTGCCAACTTCTTCTTGCCTAACCTTATTGCTAGCAGCGGTTATGCAAGGGAGGACATGGCCAGAAAGATTATTATTAGAAAGATCAACCAAGCTTAATTGGCCTAAGTTGCACAACTGAATTGGTATTTCACCTACAAGATTGTTATAACCCAAAAGAAGATAGCTCAATTTTGGAAACTTGCCAAACCAATCTGGAATCCTTCTAGTGAAATAGTTGCGACTAAGATCCAATGTCATTAATTCAGAACAATTGTAAAATGCATTTGTCAGTGGTCCTTGTAGCCTATTATTTGATAAATAAACTTCTCTGATCTGTGGAGGGACAAAGTTAGATGGTAGGGTTCCAGAGAACTTGTTCTCTGATATATCCAAGACTCGAAGAAAAGTCATATTCCTTATCCAACCAGGAATGCTACCAAAGAGATGATTATCACTCACATCCAACATATTCAACAAGGTGCAGTTAAGTATGCTATATGGGATACTTCCAGTGAATTGATTGCCATCCAACAATAATCGATCCAATTCTTTGCAATTAGCCTGTTCTGGGAATATTTGGCCTTGCAAATTATTGTTTGAAAGAATgagattaaataatgaaatacatccAACAATCAAGTCTTGGGGTATTATGCCTGATAGTCGATTGTTGGACAAGTCTAATTTTATCAATTGGCTCATTTTCCCAAATGATGAAGGAATGTCACCAATGAGACCATTTCCAGACAAGTTTAGAAAATATAAATTTGGAAATTGTACTCCAATTTCTGTTGGAATAGGACTGTTGAAGCTGTTGTCAGAGATATCTAAGTGTGACAAATACACATGGGAATGCATTGGCAAGTGGAGGGGCCCTGAAAGAGAACAACTAGGCAAGTGAAGTGTGTATAATTTTGTGTTGTTTCCAATCAACCAATGTGGAAACTCTCCCTTCATTTTAATATCTGACAGATCAACATACTCTAACTTATGCTGATAATCGAGGAACTTGGGAAACACTCCACCATCTCCTTGACCTGACAAATCTAAGGTCTCTAATTGAAATTTTGGTGTCAAATTAGGAACATCTATATCTGCATATATCTCGTTCTCATGACAATCCAAGAACTTGAGCTTTGAATGGTTAAAGAACGGCAGTAGTGAGATTGGAATTTTGAATAGGTTTCTTGAAAGTTGTAATTTATGTAAGGATGTGAGAGTCCCCAGGGGAGATATGGAAATATTTCCAATGAAGTGATTGGAAGATATATCTAATTGTTGAAGGGATGTTAAATTTGCTAGACACGAAGGCAATGTGCCACGGAGATCATTGTTGCTCATATCTAACTTTAGAAGATGTTTTAACTCGCATAAACCTGAAATTATTTATTTGTGAAATGTATTAGTACAAATCTAATATATGTCTATCAAATGTCATTGTGTGAGTggttaattcaaaaaaaaaaaagtttgttttcaaatatattttcaaaatttttgataAAATGATACCCAGAACATTGCCCATTAAtgttttaattgaaaatattttaatatcgATAATTATGTTAACATGACAATGCAATCCAATGAGATAAAAATGTCTAAAATGACTTAAgtctgcaaataaaaaaaaattaaattgaacaatttttagtatatatatatatatatatatactcaactcaactcaactaagtctttatcccaaaaatttggagtcggctatacggattcgctttctccactttgAACGATTTTGGGTAATTGCAAACAGTCACATCAACACAACCTTACTAAATTCAGTCCATCATGAACACATAAATGTGGAACCCATGTATTTAATAGGTAAATTCCATCATACTTCTTATATTTTGGGTTGATGGTGGACTAGGTCTagtaaagaaaaattcaaaaaatcaaAGCATTTATCTTAAAAGTacctatcattttctcaaatattaaagtgggtataaaaaaaaatccattttcGTAATTAACCATGTTCGTGACAAAGAAGGATTAAAAGGATCTTACCTTTGGCAGCAGGTATGGTTCCACTTAGTTGACATCCCGACAATAATAAAATCTTAAGTGATGATATCTTTCCAATGTCTTTCAAGAAGTTGTTGTGGAGAGTGGAAAAACTCAAATCCAAATACaccaaatttttgaaattcagcaACCctgttaaaaaataatattactctttgatttttttttatattaaaaaataataaatcaatTGTGAGCTCAACAACACAATTAAAGCATGAAAATTAATTCATACCTTgacaataagaaaataaaaataaaagtttaacaGATGAACCTCATTATGTATGTTGAAGGGCTCAAAAATGGATTTTTCCTAACACCACAAATGAGGCAATCGACCAACTCATAAGATACCCCATGCTCAACTTGATAAAAGCTCATTGGATCTCATTCTTTATATTTAGCAAAGCCAAGTTTAGGCTTACAAAAAAGGTTACTTTACTAAATGAGTCCAGTCTGAAGAGTTAAGAGGGCGTTTGACCTAATTTATGAAAATCAACTTTTAAACATTATAtgcttataagttaatttgaacttataaatatttaaaattttgagcagttatatatttatttaaagtgTTTATAAATGACTGATAAATAATTAATGTGtttgataaaaaataacttataagtatatttatctttaaaataacaaaaaaaaatattaataagatttatgatgaaattctaaaaattaaatgaagattatataataaaatacttaGTCAAACTAATTTATAAGTACAGAGTATATAAGCATCAAAATAAAAGGTTGGGTCTCCcagcttattattatttttattttaacttataaactcaatttataaaccaaaaaattattataaacaaacATATCAAtctaatttttagagcttataagTTAAGACAAACACGATCTAagtaaaattaaatcatttaatttgtTGAGGTGGCAAATAGATTGGACAGATTTGAATTTGGATTATTGTCGAGCAGGTTCAAATTTGGCCATTTCAAAGTTACACATTGATATAGATTGCCCACTGGTCAACATAGAAAAAAAGGGCTCATTTTTTTGCCaattcagataaaaatattaattttatcaaaaaaatatttttttaatcaatttaataAATGGGTGGActcaaatataattttattaataaataatttaaaattttttagtatatatacatatatacacacATGTatacttatttaaaattttttgttataaattatatatgaaaaatacttttttcttaattttaatgatatattttaaattttaaattatttgtttatcataaaaatattattaaaataataattattgctAATAAATGAGTAATTAAGTTTCAAATGGTCAAATCCACTGATCAATTAATTTTCAGCTCTAATTATTCctataagaaaagaaaacaaagctCAATTATACTCAAAACAAAGAAAATACTGATGCTTTAATTTGTTTTCctctttttcaaaaaaaaaaaatcttattgaTTTACCTTGAGTAGGTAGGGTAGCATTGAGGGCTTTCATAGACAAAAATTGAAGGAAAGGCAATACTCCAAAGCTCTTAAAAGACTCTTCATCAAGTGAGGAATGATCCAGAAACAACTCTTCCACGCTTGTCAAATTACGCAGCTctacttaaaagaaaaaaaaaagtgcagAATTTCAGTGAAACTAGGCAAATTAATCACAATTATTGTAGCATATATGAAAGTAAAGATTAATGAGAATAACTTGAAGCTATTATCTCAAAAACCTGCCTTGAGCAAATATTGCTCCTTTGAAGCTATTAT encodes:
- the LOC110649911 gene encoding cuscuta receptor 1 isoform X1 → MKALNATLPTQGLLNFKNLVYLDLSFSTLHNNFLKDIGKISSLKILLLSGCQLSGTIPAAKGLCELKHLLKLDMSNNDLRGTLPSCLANLTSLQQLDISSNHFIGNISISPLGTLTSLHKLQLSRNLFKIPISLLPFFNHSKLKFLDCHENEIYADIDVPNLTPKFQLETLDLSGQGDGGVFPKFLDYQHKLEYVDLSDIKMKGEFPHWLIGNNTKLYTLHLPSCSLSGPLHLPMHSHVYLSHLDISDNSFNSPIPTEIGVQFPNLYFLNLSGNGLIGDIPSSFGKMSQLIKLDLSNNRLSGIIPQDLIVGCISLFNLILSNNNLQGQIFPEQANCKELDRLLLDGNQFTGSIPYSILNCTLLNMLDVSDNHLFGSIPGWIRNMTFLRVLDISENKFSGTLPSNFVPPQIREVYLSNNRLQGPLTNAFYNCSELMTLDLSRNYFTRRIPDWFGKFPKLSYLLLGYNNLVGEIPIQLCNLGQLSLVDLSNNNLSGHVLPCITAASNKVRQEEVGTNPYMASSPAYMKQPLEFTTKSISYYFQGSILKYISGLDLSCNNLTV